The Salvia splendens isolate huo1 chromosome 20, SspV2, whole genome shotgun sequence nucleotide sequence CATTTTCAAAACAATTATACGATAAAGATCACTAGATTTATAGGTAGAGATAATATACTATATAGTTTTCACCACCATCATACTGCTGTTTTACTGTTTGTCGatgatttaataaaaattaagctGAAATCTCTTACTAACAGCAGATAGTCATGAACTCATGATAGATGCAGAGCACgccaaatttgaatttaatatcaATGCATTGAATTTAACTAATATGCTTATTATTAATCATTTCCTTTCATCCCACTCAAACTAACACTATTCTATAATATAGGGATTATATCGGCCCCTACCTATCGCTATAttttcctctgaaaatggaactTATAGAATACTTTTTTGtgaaaatttacaaaaataagtAGAAAGAATAAAGAAAATCACAACGATTAATAAATTTCTACACGAATAACTTCTACCTACTGCTTCATACGATTccataatactccttccgtccaccatttaaataGTCCTTTGACTCGGCATGTGTTTTAAGAAAGTATTTGACAttgtgaagaaaaataaagagggtAAGTGAGTGGAagttaaagtattagttttgtaCTATCTCCATcaacaaaaaatagacaaaattgtaaatgacacgagtttAATACGTAattattaaagtaagagagatggaaaaagGTGGtgaaaataatattagtagatTGCGGGGTCCATATTTAGAATGATGGTTGGGTAGTATTTGTTTaaactttccatatttaaaATTGATCCAATTTTGGTGTGCAttctaaaatagtaaaattagtctatttttttaaatgaatgtAGTATTGGATTGCGACTCatgagtgtaaaaagttggtggaatatgaggtctatatattaaaaatagaattaaataaatGCTTTTATAAATCATGGACAATCGaagtggacagagggagtaatatacaagtatacaactaTATCTGAAATCCCCCAATATTATCAGTTTTCATTTTAGAACATTACTTCACAATCTATTTATATTGCAATATTGTATACACCTCTTATTTacccaaataataaaattttttcaaCATAGTGAACCGTTTTCTTAAATTCTATGCGAATCAAATGTGTTACTATATTATTAGGGGAtgtattaaatgtaaaatactagcattatttacaaaatttaatttccTAATCCTTATTACATTTTCCTTCCATTCACTAATATTCTGGGTAGTAGTGGACgaaacatattttaatctttcTTGCATTCACAATTAAATATCACTTTTACTCAGTACAAACTTTTAAAATGTAATGAAATGTTTCTCCTACTTTTAAATACTCCTTACGTCCccgaaaaatagagcatattTGTCCTTTTTAGTTGTCGACaaaaaatagagtatatttaaaaaaaggaaagttttcaacaacttttctcttattttttttcccttctctcttactttaccaattctatattaaaactcgtgtcattcacaatgtatcatatttttcgtggacggagggagtattaatttataacataacGTAGGGATATTGATCCATAGCAGGCCATAAAGATAGCCAAAATGTGGTATCAAAAGAGTGGTTGTTCAAGAAAACAGCCACTTTCTTGCCTTTTTCTGGGAAATAAAACACATGAAATGATTTAATGTTGTATTGAAACATAAAGAATCTAGATAGACATACATACAAATTCTATTCGAATAGCTTTTAGTACTTAGTAGTAACAGAAAGAGAGGCAGAAGAGTCCTTGTATTTACTACAGGAATATATCATCAAAATCTTTTTCCAAAGGTTCCCAAAAAAAGCCCAGACTAACTAGGAAGCTCTACACAACATAATATCTCCAAGAAAAGGAAAACATCCACAGGTGGAAGAGGTTATGTATACGGTTGGGGAAGGGGGACGATGAAAAAGTTTGAATGATCGATGCAATACTCAAGAGGAAGGAGTGTATCCTAACCAGAGTAGGCCAAATCATTTGACTTCTTTATGCTTTCATCCAATGAAAAGTTTCCTCAGAGGTCCATCCTTGCGATCTTTGGTAGTTGACTCGGTTAATGCTAGGATTCTGCGGATTCCAGTCGTGGCAGCCCCTCTCCCCAGAGCAGCAGCCCTTGCCACAATCTCTTCCTTCAATGGAATGATCCCAGCAGGTGTGGGTTGATTAGGTGCCACCACAGTGTTAGGTGCTGATGGAACGACTGTTTTAATGGATTGCTGATACGTCCCTGCCCCACGCTTGTTGTAGTCGTCTAGTATGCTTTGCTGGTCAGTCCTTTTGAGGCCCTGAAAATTTATGAAGTAATATCTATAGCATGTAAGCATAAAgaaatcatttccaaaataagaaaatatttagAATTTTTACTCAAAGATGAATactgaaataaaaatgaaattcaagAATCCAAAGATAGGGAAACAGCAACCTTAAGATCCAGAATTCGTTGGAACTCGGAAGGAGTACCCTCGGGCAGTAGAGCACAATATGTATCGGCCACAGAGTCAATGGGGGACAATATGACCTGTGGATCATTTAAAGAACATTAAACTAAGCATGGTGTTTAAGAGCACCTTATTAAAGTCACAAAGTTCAGTGTCAAAGGGAAATCTTACTTTCAACAGTGCTTCAGCTTTGCTCATTTCACGGCTCACAAATTTCGAGTATCCAGAAGCAGCAGATACCTGCTCCGAGTAGCAAGCAGGACAGTTCAAAAATGAAGGCACGGTATAAAAACCTTAAGAAGGAAAGTTGTCGGTATAATACCTGTTTTCCAAGGGAAGGAATTTCCAGAAGGATTGTTTTGACAGCTTGTGTATCCAGAAGCATCTGATTACAATACGTAAAAACAGTATAAATCCAAAGAGTTAATAGCTAAGTTTATTTTTCACTAAAGAAAAGTTCTACAGTTTTGATATGGTCACACTAGCACAAAAGTATTCAGATAATTATCATTCTGAATAAAGACCTTTTTAACTAAACCCGTCCCATCAGAAAAACTCATAAAAAAATCTACGAAGTAGTAAAAGGATTATGTACTTGTTGAGCTCCTGTTTCGGAGATTTGCTTGCATTTGAAGATATTGAGATAGAAGCGCGGACCAAGCGATGATGCAAGCTGCAGAGGTTAGATAGGATTAGCTTTAAATAATGGCTGTTGCAGAAGAATAAACATTTAAAGACTAAAATTTATGTGCTTGTTTGAAAGGAGAAAAAAGTTAATCCGTATAAAAATTACTACATAGAAAATTTCATTGACTATAGTTATATTATCACAAGCTGATGTTAGTAATTATCCTTTAGGAACTCAATTGCGCATACTGAAAATAATAGGAAACACCTTCAAGTATTATCCTCCAACTAaagagtaagagagagagaatcaaTTTAGGCATTACTCATTCACCTTATCAAGGAAGAACTGGAAATATATAGGAGAAAGAAGCCTTCCAAGCACAGGAATGCTTGAAGTCAGAATTGTATTTATGCCATTCACATATCTGCAGGAAAATACGTAAGTTAACCTATGCAAAAACATTCAGCGATCATATATTTATCAAGGCATCTTACCCCGATTGGTCGCCAACACTTTCAAGTGTGCCCCAAGGAACACGTGCCATCGCTGCCATTTCAGAGTCAAACTTTGTTTCTATACCATGCACAAGAGTTATCAATGCTTTTGTTATAACTGCTGAGAACTCGTCCTGCAGAATACAGCAAAACTAAGAGAAGGGGGCTTCGGTCGCAAGGTAGAAACAGTAAACAAGGTATATGAAGATTTTTTCCACCTGCACTTCGGACATGTCGATGCTATCAGCATACTGGGGATCAACTATTTTGGATACATTTTCAGCCAATTCACCTGACTGATATGTGTGCAAAAAAAGGAACTTAGCCTTGGATAagagagattaaaaaaaagaagcaaaaaagAACACAAACAAGCTATATCTGCAGAAGACATGTCGGTTCACTAGATACAAATTTGTTCATCAACCACCAATTAGAGTCAAACATGATACTCAATTTAACTTGCTATATTTGCAGAAGACATGTATGTTCACTGGGTATAAATCTCTTAATCAACCACCAATTAAGTCAAACATGATGCTCAATTTAACTTGTATCTGAGAAAGTAATGTAATTTGTATGTAATGACACTTAAATTATTGATGCAACTTCTCATTTTTCAGTGAAGGCCTGAATTCCGCAGCAGAATCTGCTGCTATTTTGCTAGAAACTAGCAGTTATAGCATTTGGTGTACCACAATTCTCTATTGAAACAGCAGCAATTTGACGATCCAAAGTTCTTTAGAGACATATTATACTATTCAGGTTTTTTTATCAGTGATGCGGATGGCAACAGAATTGACATTTTTCATTTATATAACTCCAGTCGATaagatataaaaaattgaagtacAAGAATATCAAAGTCATGGCTCTAAAACAGTAACAAGCAGGCTACTGATACGAACTGGCGGGTTTACAGGAGAGGAGATCGGGAGGTGGTTTGGCCAGCAAATCCGGAAGATTAGCAAGAGAGATTTGGAAGAATTGGAAGATATGACAAGGCACAAATATCTCGGCAATATCTCGGCAGCTTCTGTTTTGCAGAtttgttttaattgttttatttgaatttcCATGTAGTTATATATAGGAGTTCTCTTAGAAATATAGATCATCTTGGAGAGATCAGGTTTAGGACGATTTCATATCGTAGGCCTCCTGCGTGAGGATTCGTTTTATCTTTGCTATTGTTCTTTTCATTCCAGTTTCAATAAAGCCGAGAGTTCAATTCCCAAAAGTTCTTGTTATTTCACTGTGGCATTTTATCAAACAGTTGGTGTGTGAGTTCGCTGTTGCGACAATTCGTCGAGCACATCTCGTGCTCGCACAGGATCGACAGCCTTTACTCCTAACAGCTACATTACTTACCAACATTCTAAATTAAACCCACCATTTTAATCTTCTGCATCCTAAAGATTATTGGCTTATTGCATCTAACTACTAAATGCATTTGGTTTGCAGATAAATGAAGCATTTCAAAACTAACCGTTGTGTGACAATATTCAGCTGTGTTGACTATATAGCAGATCAAACGTTCATCCTTGTCAGATGTCTGTGATAAAAGGTTGGTCAGTTGAACACAATGAAGATGCATTCaaataaacataacaaagatacttaaaagtaaaaaacacacggacacaaaaaaaaaatcaatgaacATGTACCTTGATTTGACCATCCATTCCTGTAGCAGCTGCTACAAGTCCTGTACCACCCTTCGGCAATCTTAAGAAAAGCTTTGTAGCATACGCTTTAAGAATTCTTTGGAATACCTATTTACAGGAAAATGTAGTCGGAGTACGTGTAAAATAGTTCCTTTAatgaaaaatcacaaaaaatatcCTCATCGTTTAGGCATGTGCATATACCATTGTGAACTAAACAAACCttgaataaattaaacaatGTCTGCTTTTTTGTCAGAGCGCTGCATCTCTTTAACGTCCTTCTGATGATCAAAAACACCTTCACAACACAGTGAATAAGGATTTAGGATTAAGCATGCTCCAATAAGTGTTGAATAAATGCAAAAATAAGCAAATGATTGCTAGAAATGTAAAAGAATAACTGATTTTAACAGACAGTGACGTGCAATGTTAATTAAATAGTTAGAACAAGGTAGGcatataaaattgcataaaaaatGAATCAGGCAAATAGACACTTCCAGGGTGCtacttcatatttttattggttTCATGAATTTTGAAGAGCGATATATATTGCatataactttccattttagttgATATTGCTTAGACTAATTAGTACGAGAGTTAGAAATGAACAAGGCAGAAGCATATGCAttaaggaatttttttttttaattctaacAAATCATCGCTATTTAACAATTCATTCTAAGTCTCTTTAGGTATACCTGCATACTGCTTGATAAAATATTAGTTTGACTCCCCTCTTCAATTTCCCATGTTTCTTCCTGTAATATAAGATGCAAATACTTGTTAGTCACAGAAAAAACGTAGAACGACCTAAAAGTTAAACACCAATAGAGAATCAGAGTGACCCAAACCTGGACAAGTTTCTCCAAATGCTCCATAAGAGTTCTTTCCTCCAATTCAACATAGACCGCCAAGTAAGGTTCAAAGCATGATGAAATGATCCCTCTAAAATTGAACTGCCAGGTAAATCAATAACATTCAAGGTAAGACTTTGATTAGTTGCTAAATTCATGAAAGTGAACCTCTCATAAATGAAACAGCTAATGGAGTTGTTATACTGATAAGCTGCAACTTCATGCAGGTTTTGAAAAGCTAAAAATAAAGTCAACCCTAAAACCTGCAATATAATTAAGCACAAAATGCAAGAACAGAATCTTTTGTTTGCCTACTCAATCAATGGGGCAACTAAATGTGAAGTAAGCAAATCGATACAAGATGGATGATGGGGAAATGCTTGTTTCTGACCATAAAACCGAAACTCTATTTTTAATCACATGTAGTAACTCGTAAGAAAATTCAGATAAAAAAAGTTACCCCAGCATCAGGCACAGACAGATCTTTGTGGCCATCTTGGTCCTAGTTAGACAAATAACTAAGTTAGGCAGGAGTAACATGGCGTGGGATATCAATTTTTCACTATTAGAATATATCAACTCATGGACTAAGTCACATTGAATTCATCCATACCTCACCCTCACTTCCATGATGAGCAGTAAGCTTTTTCTCATATTTCTTTCGAATGTCTGAAATAGTCTGACTGCTACTCTCAGTTGTATCTTCCCCAGTGTCGCTTCCTGATTCCTTGTTGCGACTTCCGCCACCGAATTTCTCTGCAAGTTCTTCCTCAAACTCCAAAGTCCGCTGTAAAGCCTACATTCACCAATCAATTAGAAGCATTACTGTTGCAACTCTTAAGGtatatgagagaatgaatatCAAAGTAGATAGTAGAACTTATTTGGTTGTACAATTAAGAATGTGCTTGAGAAGCTAATATTTGATCGATTTAGGGGTGCAAGGATATGGGAACATATAATGTAGCATAAGAGCATACAAGCATGATCAACTGAACACCAAATGGAATACATCATTTGATGTTAGGCAAGGAAATCACCACTGGGCAAAAGATTGAAACTAGCACTTCTGTACCGTGGTggcatatttattaatttttggatTACTTCAGGATGCAAGGTACAAAAGAACTTTACCAGCAACAGTGTTCCAACATCTGGTTTTTCTTTCAGATTGTTGAGGATGTCTACCAGTTGTGTCCTGCTCATCCCATAAAGAACTTCATCATGATGTAAAATTAGTCATGAAGTTTATGATATCTTGTTACTGTTATCTCCTGAGCGATCCAGATAAAACCATCGAACAAATTCATTTTTACCAAGTTTTATATAATAACTATAAACACAAATATGACAACTGCAACATTATGAAGAAACACCCATTAGGAGTGTCTCTACTAGCAACAGAATGGCAGATTCAAtgagaaacaacaaaaaaaggTCCTACAGGATaatgaaatcaaaattataCTTACGCTATGCTACTACACTTTCAAAtctcaaaatttttaaaaaccaGGTCCTCGAAATGGATGTCCATCGCATCGGTCAAACAAGGATGTAAACTTAGGAGAACAGTTTATCTAAAAACAATGCTAAAACTCACAATCATATGTTTCGCATGGGAGTTCAAAAGTGAGATAATTCACCAACCTCGTCAACTTGCAGAACTGGATGCAAAGCAGATAAGAGACATGCCATGAAGAGGGGAAAATTTTCCAAATCTCCTCATTGGTTCGTAAGCGGCGTTTGATCCAAGCATATCGTCTTTCTGTTTTATCCAACTTTGCCAGTTCTGACATATTAAGCCAAGTTTCAAGTCCCAACTTATCAAAGTCAACTACATGAAAAATTGGGAAGCAataacaaaaatcaaaatataaagcAATAAGACAAACCTGCACCCTCAAAAATTTGCTGGTATGAAGTAAGCTCTCTACTACAGAAATTCTTTACTAACTCTTCTCTAACTGATGGTTCAAGGGCATCAACAACCAGGCATGCGTCAGATAACTGCTGGAGTAAATTAGATTCCTCGGTCTCTTTTCCTGTACCTAAGCTGTACAAAAAGTAGAGGAAAAGAAAGGTTGAAAAGTAAGTCAGAGCAAAGAAACTTGTACTCCTGATGTAATAAAACTGAACTCAAGTGTATGATCAGAAAAGCAACTAGAAACTCAAAGCAAGATCTATATATTATTTGACATGTGTTCACAAAAAAAAACGGTGACCGTGATCATCTTTTCCCTAGATCTTCCAAGTTCTGAATCTACCTAAACCCCTCCAACTGAAAAGAATggatcaaggagaagaagagaTTCATAAGCAGCCACTTAGTGCTCCTTACAATCATAATGCAGCAATACCATTGACTGCAGCAAATAGAAAGCATTTTGTCTCAGGTCAATTTCCAGACTTCATCATTAACACACCTAGAGAAATCTGAGAACACATGAGACTTCAAAATTTGTTTGATGCTCTTGAACTTTTCTCTTAGCTCCGTGATCTTCTGGAAATCTCTATAAGCCTCAAAATGACTGCATAACTGGTTGACAGCCTGAAATCCATACCCAACTCATGTAATTATGGGAAAGAAAAATCAGGATAACTGTGATTATATCAACATCCCCACAACAATTATAACATATACCTCGAAGTAAATGTAACTGAATGTATTAGTATGGTTTTTATAAGATAATAATCAATATTTCTAATGCAAGAAACAATTAGTTTAACTTCGAGCAGCGACCAATGTAGCTCAGAAAATATATCAACTGTAAACAAAGAAAAACTGCAGCATGCGCACACCATGTAATACCTCAAGTTGTGCAGCTGCCTCCTTGTACTGTCTTTTAGAAGCCATAGCTTGAAGTTGTTCTACAGCAGATACTGTCAAAAAAGAGACAATGAAGAAATGATTTCTCAGGATTCAGATTCCATTTAAAAGAGGAGTAAATAAAGTGGTACAGACCCTATTAAATGTTACAGTACCAAAAAAGATAGATAGTTAACAAAGAAGTCAACAGGTAGCTCCAAGTTTCAACCATAAGTAGTGACCTCAATTAAATGTACAATTTAGACTTCTTCACGAGCTCATTGGGAAACTACCATCACTTCACTAATATATTGTTAACTTTCAATTAGTTCTCAGACATCCAATGAGccatatataggaaaatgatatATAAGTATTGAGAATACCATATTTTCAACAAAAGTAGTTCAAAAAACGACTGGGAGTAGCAAATTTACACAGAAAGCAAGGGACGGTGACAAAAAAACAAGTTAGTTCCCATCTGCtccatctcccaaaaacatattTATCTTGATTCACGAATTCCCAAACCATCCACTCCCTCGGCATTTATACATAGAGTTATGTCCTGCCTTGTTCTCTACAATTAGAAAGTTAAATCCTTTCTTGATTCACAGGTTAAAGTGGATGTGAACTACTAGGCCACAAGTTCCTCATCCATGTTATCAAGGATCTCCTAACTACCAGTACATCAtcaggaaaaagaaaaagagtaaATAGGAAACATTAATCAAACCATACCATCTCTTTCAAAAATCATATTGTCTTTGATGCAGTGAAACCATAGAGAAAACAAAAATACTGATATACTGATGATAACGGATAGAATGTCTTACCAAAATTTTAaccaaatataatttttaacatgaattattaaaaatagCGCTTGCATGAGCATTAATAAGAGAGTTGTGTAGGCAAGCAGCAAGCTATAATGCATCTCATATACAATAGAACTTTACAGTTACAAACTTACACAACAAGATTCATAGGACTACAGCTCAAACCCAAATAAAACAAGATTGAATGGAATACGAATCAAACGGACAAACTCCCCTCCAAAATAATCAAGACTAAAAACTTTACCTAGCATAGTGAGACGATGAAGTGCAGTAATTGTAGTAGTTATATGCTTCTTTGCAAAATCCAGTTTCTTGATGTCACGGCATATTTCCTGAACCATTGTTTCACTTTGCTCTGCTTTAGATTTTATTTCTTGCATTTTGTACAAGAGTTCCTAAGTTCAAATGATAAATCCAATTAGTCAATGGCAGCAAGAGAGAAGATAATGTTTTTGAGAAATATGATAAGCAGATAGAAGAGGGTATTTGtgctaagaaaataaaaaaatcggccATGTCAATTAAGTAACTAATTAAAGTAATGGACGAACCTGAACAGCATGAGTAGCCGCTGCAAGGTCCTCCCGGGCCTTGCTCCCTGAATTACTCTATTATATAGACATCATAATTATGTCAATAGATTAAGATTGTTgagaagaaacaatttatttcttgATAAGCAAGACATCGGTATAAAACAGCAAGAGTGTTTAACtcttaaataaataaagcaaaCAATTTCCTCAGAGTCAATTGTTCCGCTTCAAACAGAATGAAACATATGGTGAATACAACAAAAGAAAGATGACCATTTTTCTTTTGACATTCATATGAAACCACCTAGAAGTGCAAGTATGGAAGGTTTTGATGTGTGTAGTCTGGGTTGTATTTGGTAATACATTTACATCAACAACTTTAAAGCTACCAGTGGCCTTTTCTAGTTTTATGTTCACTAACCATATCATCTTTACTAAAATGAATGCCCTGCAGCAAAGGGCTAGCACTACCATGATAGAATAAACCCAGAATTTTATTCTCCGACACCtagcattatttagttaattaactGAGATAGTACTATAGCTACATTGGATTAATAGTTATAACTACTATTCACAAAAGATCAGATCTTGAGTGAGCTTCCTTTCCCTGCCCAAGCCTTAAATCTTATAATCCCCTATAACATATTCTCCATTCACTTTATCACGCCACAACTCTCTCAACTGATTCCATATATTCCAGTCCAAGCAGGCGAAAGTAACCTCTAAAACCAAAGATCCAATTACAGTCTAAGAGTGCCATATCCACCAGTATTTCAGCAATAACTGGACACAACACCAATTAGAAAAGATACCAACCTGCTGACGAACAGCGGCCAAAATCTCAGCATCCACTCTACGGATTTCACTGTGTATTTTCTGCATAAGGGGCTCAACACCAGATAGAGAGGCCTCTGCATGACAACCAGATTCCACATCATCAGCTGAACTAAGTTCAATGCAAACTCAACCTGTCTGATAACAATGAAAAGTTGCTCTTATTCTACTTCTGTTTCTAAACACCCTTTTCCAAAACAATGGCATCATAAGTGGACTTTTCTCTGCTAAAATGCCACAGGAAGAAGTAGCAAAACGATACGAGCTGGAATTAACTCTTTCTAAGTTTCCAATCATTCCTACTTCCAGAAGCCAAAAAGAGTAAAATTCCCACTCATAAATCAACTCCTGAAATATCTCCATTAACTCGATAATTTTGAACAAATGCTTCCAACTACAGCTTATGccaaaccaaaataaatatataaaaaaaatcacagtAACAGATACAGAGAAAGATGTGCGGACCTGTGGGGAACATCTGATTGATGTAATCCAAAGCGCTTTGCTTGTCAGATGACGCCATTTTGCGAGATCAAAAACTAAAAAGGAGATTCTAATTCATCAACCAATTACTCACAAACACTAGAAACTCATGGAGCGGATCTGAATCATGCGCTAAAACCGCTGCAATACTGAATTCGAAACAAAAATGCCGAGGAAATCACATCAAATTGAAAATCAGGCTACCTGGTCAGTCACCAGTCTCCTTCGCCTCGGACAATCGAACTGTTTCTCGATCAAAATCGGAGCTGAAAACGAAAAATTGAGTGAATCGGCGATCGTTTTTCTGATTAGTAGCTGCGAAAAGAAGAAAATACTTGGATCTCTTTAAACTTGAGTCGCCAATTCGCCTGCTACAATTAGCAAATGGCCGATTCTCTGCTACTCCCAACTCACGTAGCCATAGTTAACGATCAGAATCGGAACTTTGAGCGACAAAGAAAATTCAATCTagcatttaaaaaatatttaatttttgtttaaaactcCAGATTAAATCGATTGGCGAATGTGTTCTGCTTTTTTTTTGTGCGTGTGTTCtgcctttttttttaattgtgttcagatttttaatttattgttacCTCTTGTATTTTCTTTGATAgcaaaaaaaatgcaatttttGCATTATAGTAAACTCCATGCTCAATTCTTTTGTATTCATACATGAATTGACGTGATgcgtaacatcccaaatttttgcgacttttattttaatatgtcgattgaaaatttcatttatggaattaaattatTGCTAcgggattgagtttgattatgtggaataaattgtcatggatGTTTTAGAATGAAgtgctttatatttttttatgtgggggatcaatttaaataaaatcatgcatttAGTTCTAGCCAagtaaagtggctattgtcggcccctcccatttattggaaattttattctttcttggatttaattaattgttttgggatattcatccaaattaaatccaaatcaaattatccctaaattgtgatacacgaaattcgaactctaaccAATCGtttttgtgagtttcgaatattctctattttaattaggaggatgaattagttcctttgatttaattggtaccttgttgatttccttagttattttaaatccaattaaatcttgccacattttattccctcaccccaaattaagttaagagttgaattatttccttgtggctaattaagccaattttcggccccctatTGGTAGAGGATAAAATATtggtttcctattttgtggaatttcttttattcaaataaatacccaAATTAAtgcctatgtctaattaattggggatgtgaatattttccttcaattgtgtctccatcccacactttttttttgcttaatttccttgtggaagtttatttaattgttgcctattttatgggagtcttttcctataaagaaattatcaaatttaaatcctattctatttaattgaggatttaaataatttccttgtgcacatcatcaaaattttcgccctccctcattattttcctacttggagatttaatttattttgtccCCTTGTTTATAGAATATCCATTgctttatttcctaaattatggatctatttctctccaagtaaataccaaataattccttgttaattcccagccataattttcgaaaattatgcttcttttaattgtgggattttaattattggcccCTATTTtatttccccacaattaattaaattttggatttaacCTAGAACTATAAAATCAcgtaaactaaaccctagcccccatttttCTTCCTACCATAGCCGTCCAccccctctctccctctctctcacacgcctctcctctccctctccatattctctccaaaaatccaccattcatccttgttcttgcatccgttggagtTGATTTTTCAAGAGTATCCAACGAAtccatcaattcttgtttctaccgattcgtttttatCAAGAAAGTTATATTTGATTCATTCACcctctt carries:
- the LOC121782409 gene encoding vacuolar protein sorting-associated protein 53 A-like — protein: MASSDKQSALDYINQMFPTEASLSGVEPLMQKIHSEIRRVDAEILAAVRQQSNSGSKAREDLAAATHAVQELLYKMQEIKSKAEQSETMVQEICRDIKKLDFAKKHITTTITALHRLTMLVSAVEQLQAMASKRQYKEAAAQLEAVNQLCSHFEAYRDFQKITELREKFKSIKQILKSHVFSDFSSLGTGKETEESNLLQQLSDACLVVDALEPSVREELVKNFCSRELTSYQQIFEGAELAKLDKTERRYAWIKRRLRTNEEIWKIFPSSWHVSYLLCIQFCKLTRTQLVDILNNLKEKPDVGTLLLALQRTLEFEEELAEKFGGGSRNKESGSDTGEDTTESSSQTISDIRKKYEKKLTAHHGSEGEDQDGHKDLSVPDAGFNFRGIISSCFEPYLAVYVELEERTLMEHLEKLVQEETWEIEEGSQTNILSSSMQVFLIIRRTLKRCSALTKKQTLFNLFKVFQRILKAYATKLFLRLPKGGTGLVAAATGMDGQIKTSDKDERLICYIVNTAEYCHTTSGELAENVSKIVDPQYADSIDMSEVQDEFSAVITKALITLVHGIETKFDSEMAAMARVPWGTLESVGDQSGYVNGINTILTSSIPVLGRLLSPIYFQFFLDKLASSLGPRFYLNIFKCKQISETGAQQMLLDTQAVKTILLEIPSLGKQVSAASGYSKFVSREMSKAEALLKVILSPIDSVADTYCALLPEGTPSEFQRILDLKGLKRTDQQSILDDYNKRGAGTYQQSIKTVVPSAPNTVVAPNQPTPAGIIPLKEEIVARAAALGRGAATTGIRRILALTESTTKDRKDGPLRKLFIG